From the genome of Pseudomonas sp. FP453:
GCAACCGCGCGCGCTGGTGAGCACTTCGCCCCAGGACGGTTTCCTGCACCCCTTCAACGAAATGGACAGCCTGGGCTACGACAAACCCGAGGTGACCTGCCGCTTTCCCTGATGGCTCACACAACAGCGACAACAACAATAAGGATTACGCCATGCGCCGCACCCTGCTCTCCTGCGCCCTGCTGCTTGCCGCCGGACACGCCGTGGCCGCCACGGCCTGGGTCTCCAACGAAAAAGACAACAGCCTGAGCCTGATCGACATGCAGACCCTGCAAGTCACCGACACCATCAAGGTCGGCCAGCGCCCGCGCGGCCTGCTGCTGTCCCACGACAACAAGCTGCTGTACATCTGCGCCAGCGACTCGGACCGCGTGCAGGTGATGGACGTGGCCACGCGCAAGATCATCAAGGAGCTGCCTTCCGGCAAAGATCCCGAGCAATTTGCCCTGCACCCCAACAACCGCTGGCTGTACGTCTCCAACGAAGACGATGCGCTGGTCACGGTGATCGACACGGAAACCTCCAAGGTACTCGCCCAGGTCAACGTCGGCGTCGAGCCCGAAGGCATGGCCGTAAGCCCGGACGGCAAGTGGGCGGTGAACACCAGCGAGACCACGAACATGCTGCACTGGATCGACACCAGCACCCAGACCCTGGCCGACAGCACCCTGGTGGACCAGCGCCCGCGGTTTGTCGAGTTCAACCACGACGGCTCGCAGCTGTGGGCCTCGGCGGAAATCGGCGGCACCGTGACCATCCTCGAT
Proteins encoded in this window:
- a CDS encoding YVTN family beta-propeller repeat protein, whose protein sequence is MRRTLLSCALLLAAGHAVAATAWVSNEKDNSLSLIDMQTLQVTDTIKVGQRPRGLLLSHDNKLLYICASDSDRVQVMDVATRKIIKELPSGKDPEQFALHPNNRWLYVSNEDDALVTVIDTETSKVLAQVNVGVEPEGMAVSPDGKWAVNTSETTNMLHWIDTSTQTLADSTLVDQRPRFVEFNHDGSQLWASAEIGGTVTILDVASRAILKTLTFKIKGVHPDKVQPVGIKLSADGRYGFVALGPANHVAVIDAKTYEILDYLLVGRRVWQLAFTPDEKQLLATNGVSGDVSVIDVDSRKVLKSVKVGRYPWGVVVTP